CAAACGCACCGCTGCCCCCAAGGAGAGATTCGCATGTCCACCCTGACTGAAAAGACCCCCGAAGACCTGAAGCAAAACTCGGCACAAGGCGTCACCCCCGCCATCCGCTCCATGCACTACGCCGAGTTCGGCCCCAAGCTCAAGACCGCCCTCCCCGGTCCCAACGCCAAAAAGATCGTCGCCGACGACGACCGCCTCATCTCCCCCAGCTACACCCGCAGCTACCCCATGGTGGCCAAGTCCGGCCGCGGAATCCGCGTCACCGACGTCGACGGCAACGAGTTCCTCGACTTCGCCGCCGGCATCGCCGTCAACTCCACCGGCCACTGTCATCCCGAAGTCGTCAAGGCCATCCAAGATCAGGCCGCCGAACTCATCCACATGTCCGGCACCGACTTCTATTACCAGAACATGACCACCCTCGCCGAGCGCCTCTCCGCCATCGCGCCCATGCCCGGTCCGCACAAGTTCTACTACGGCAACTCCGGTGCCGAAGCCGTCGAGTGCGCCATGAAGCTCGCCCGCTACCACACCGGCCGCCAGAACATCATCAGCTTCTTCGGCGCCTTCCACGGCCGCACCATGGGCGCGCTCTCGCTCACCGGCTCCAAGCCCCAGCAGAAGCGCCGCTTCGCCCCCTTCGTCCCCGGCGTCCACCACATCCGCTATCCCTATGCTTACCGCGGCTGTCCCGACGGCACGCCAGAAGAGCAGGAAGCCTTCGCCCTCGACTGCGCCCGCTACATCGAAGACCGCCTCTTCAAGACCATCCTCCCGCCCGAAGAGGTTGCCGCCATCATCCTCGAGCCCATCCAGGGCGAAGGCGGCTACGTCGTAGCCCCAACCAACTTCCTCCAGGAGATTCGCCGCATCTGCGACCGCCACGGCATCCTCCTCATCGCCGACGAGGTCCAATCCGGCGCCGCAAGAACAGGGAAGTGGTGGGCCATCGAGCACTCCGGCGTCCAACCCGACATCGTCTGCATCGCAAAGGGCATTGCCAGCGGAATGCCGCTAGGCATCTGCATGTCCAAGGCCGAAGTCATGGACTGGGTCCCCGGCTCGCACGCCAGCACCTTCGGCGGCAATCCCATCTGCATCGCCGCCGCCCTCGCCACCCTGGACATTCTCGAGCGCGAAGGCCTCCAAAACGCCGCCACCATAGGCGAAAAGATGCTCGACCGCCTCCGCCCCTGGGTCGCCAAGCATCCCACCGTAGGCGACGTTCGCGGCCGCGGCCTCATGATCGGCGTCGAGCTCGTCAAAGACAAAAAGTCCCGCACGCCAGTCGGCCCCATGCGCGACAAGGTCGTCGATCTGGCCTTCGAGCGCGGCCTCTTGATCCTCGGCTGCGGCGAAACCACCATCCGCCTCTGCCCCCCGCTCATCGTCAACGAGCAGGAGGCCAGCATAGCCCTCGACATCCTCGAGGAGTGCATCACGCTAGCAGCAAAATAAGGGTCCTGCCGGACGGGCTCCCTACGCGGGAGGCGGTCACTTCGTGACGCGTCTACCGGTCTCAGCAGCGCCAGCAGCAAAGCTCCTCCGTTGGTCGGAATCATCTTCCCCCGACCAACG
This sequence is a window from Edaphobacter lichenicola. Protein-coding genes within it:
- a CDS encoding acetyl ornithine aminotransferase family protein, with the translated sequence MSTLTEKTPEDLKQNSAQGVTPAIRSMHYAEFGPKLKTALPGPNAKKIVADDDRLISPSYTRSYPMVAKSGRGIRVTDVDGNEFLDFAAGIAVNSTGHCHPEVVKAIQDQAAELIHMSGTDFYYQNMTTLAERLSAIAPMPGPHKFYYGNSGAEAVECAMKLARYHTGRQNIISFFGAFHGRTMGALSLTGSKPQQKRRFAPFVPGVHHIRYPYAYRGCPDGTPEEQEAFALDCARYIEDRLFKTILPPEEVAAIILEPIQGEGGYVVAPTNFLQEIRRICDRHGILLIADEVQSGAARTGKWWAIEHSGVQPDIVCIAKGIASGMPLGICMSKAEVMDWVPGSHASTFGGNPICIAAALATLDILEREGLQNAATIGEKMLDRLRPWVAKHPTVGDVRGRGLMIGVELVKDKKSRTPVGPMRDKVVDLAFERGLLILGCGETTIRLCPPLIVNEQEASIALDILEECITLAAK